AGGGCAAGGAGCTGAAAGTCGAGCATGTCTGGTGCGCGATCGATTGCGGCGTGGTGGTCAACCCCGACCAGGTGGCGGCGCAGATGGAGGGCGGCATCCTGTTCGGCCTGTCGGCGGCGCTGTTCGGCGAGATCACCTTCAAGGACGGCGAGGTGGAGCAGAAGAATTTCGACGGCTACCCCATCGTCAGGATGTTCCAGGCGCCCAAGGTGGACGTTTCCATCGTCGCCAGCGAAGAGGCGCCGGGCGGCACCGGCGAGCCGGCGGTGCCGGTGGTGGCGCCGGCGCTGGCCAACGCCATCCACGCGGCTTCCGGCAAGCGGCTGCGAGAGCTGCCGCTGAGCCGGCACGGTTACCAGGCGGTATGAGGGAGGCCGACATGAACATCTCGACTGTCCTGTGCTGGGCGCTGGCCGCCTGGCTGCCGGCCGCCTGGGCGGCGGACGATCCGGCCGCGTCGCGGCAGGCTTTCGGCGAGGTGGCCCGGGTGCTGCAATCGCCGCGCTGCCTGAATTGCCACACCGTCACCGACTTTCCCCGCCAAGGCGACGACCGCCATCCGCATCAGCAGATGATCAAGCGCGGGCCGGCGAACATGGGCCATCCCTCGCTGATGTGCCTGGCGTGCCACCAGACGGCCAACTCGGCCGACGGCGCGGTGCCGGGCGCGCCCAGCTGGCGTCTGGCGCCGCTGAGCATGGGCTGGGAAGGGCTGAGCGCCGGCCAGCTGTGCCGCAGTCTGGTGAACAAGAAGCAAAACGGCGGCCGCGGCGTGCCGGAGCTGGTCGCCCACATGACGACGGACCCTTTGGTGCAATGGGCCTGGCAGCCGGGCGGGCGGCGCACGCTGCCGCCGCTGTCGCAGCGCGACTTCCACGTCGCGGTGCGGCGTTGGGCCGACACCGGCGCTTACTGTCCGAAATGAGTGCGGCGATGCGCGGCAACGACGAGACCGTGCTGGCGCAGGCGCTGGACTGGCTGCGCCAGGGCCGCCGCGTCGCGCTGCTGACGGTGCTGGGCACCTACGGCGCCAGTCCCAGGCCGCCGGGCGCGCTGGCGGCGATACGCGACGACGGCGTGATCTGCGGCTCGGTGTCCGGCGGCTGCGTCGAGGACGATCTGCGGCGGGAAATCGCCGAAGGCGGCGTGTTCGGCGCGGCGCCCTCGGCCCGGGTGCGCAGCTTCGGCGTCAGCGTCGAGGAGAGGCAGCGTTACCGGCTACCCTGCGGCAACAGCCTCCGGGTGGCGGTGGAAACGATGCCGGATCCGGCGCAGCTGGAGGCTCTGCTGGCCGCGGTGCGGCAACGCCGCTGCCTGTGGCGGCGGGTCGACTACCGGGACGGCGCCGCCCATCTGCTGGAGAGCGGGCCGCCGGCCGCCTTCGCCGAGGATGAGGCGGGTTTTTCCGCGCTACACGGCCCGCTCTGGCGCTTGTTGATCATAGGCGGCGCCGAACTGGGCCGTTACCTGGCGCAGATCGCGCTGACGCTGGACTACGCGGTGACGGTGTGCGAGCCGCGCGAGGAGTACGCGGCGGGCTGGGAGCCGGACGGCGTCGCGCTGTCGGCCCAGATGCCGGACGACCTGGTGCTGGCTTTCGGCTGCGACGAGCGCACCGCGGTGGTGGCGGTGACGCACGACCCCAAGCTGGACGACCTAGCGCTGATGGAGGCGCTCAGGCTGCCTTGCCATTATGTCGGCGCGCTGGGTTCCGCCACGACTACGATGAAACGAAAGGCGAGGCTGGCCGAGCACTTCGGCCTGACGCCGGCGCAACTGGACAGGCTGCACGGACCCGTGGGGCTGCCTATCGGCTCCCGGACCCCGGCCGAGATCGCGGTCTCCATCGCCGCCGATCTGATCGCCAGCCGCAGCGCTTGTCACCGGGAGGGGGTTCATGGCGAGGAAGGGAGCTGCCGGGCATGATGGCGGGCGCGCTGCTGGCGGCGGGCCAGGGGAGCCGATTCGGCGCCGACAAGCGGCAGGCGCGGCTGCTGGACGGCCGCACCCTGCTGGAGGCCAGCGCCGGGGCGTTTATCGGCCGGCTAGAGCCGTTGGCGCTGGTGCTGCCGGAAGACGACGCCTTCGGACTGGAGCTGTGCGGCCGCTTGGGCCTGCAGCCGCTGGCCTGCAGGCTCAACCGCGGCGGCATCGGGCATTCTCTGGCCTGCGCCGCCGCCTGGGCGCTGGGCCTGCCCGGATGCCGGGGCTTGGTGCTGGGTCTCGCCGACATGCCGGCGGTGCGGCCGCATACCGTCAGCCAGGTGGCCGCGGCGCTGGCGCACGGCCGGCTGGTGTTGCCGTGCTACCAGGGCCAGCCAGGCCATCCGCGCGGATTGCCGGCGGATTGCCTGCCTGGATTGCTCGACTTGCGGGGCGATGCCGGCGCGCGGAACGTCCTGGACTGGAGCGCGGCGCTGAGGCTGGAGCTGGACGATCCGGGCGTACTGATCGACATCGATGCGCCGGAGGATCTGAAGACGCTCGGCTGAACGCCGTACCCTGGTATTTACGCTTAGCTGCCAGCCTCTCCTATAGTGGGAAGTGTTCCGGCTCGGGGTGGATGACGGATATGCGGGTTCGTTTCACGGTTGCCCACAAACTGGTGCTGCTGATCGCGCCGCTGGTGCTGGCGCTGTC
This genomic window from Chromobacterium violaceum ATCC 12472 contains:
- a CDS encoding XdhC family protein, producing the protein MRGNDETVLAQALDWLRQGRRVALLTVLGTYGASPRPPGALAAIRDDGVICGSVSGGCVEDDLRREIAEGGVFGAAPSARVRSFGVSVEERQRYRLPCGNSLRVAVETMPDPAQLEALLAAVRQRRCLWRRVDYRDGAAHLLESGPPAAFAEDEAGFSALHGPLWRLLIIGGAELGRYLAQIALTLDYAVTVCEPREEYAAGWEPDGVALSAQMPDDLVLAFGCDERTAVVAVTHDPKLDDLALMEALRLPCHYVGALGSATTTMKRKARLAEHFGLTPAQLDRLHGPVGLPIGSRTPAEIAVSIAADLIASRSACHREGVHGEEGSCRA
- a CDS encoding nucleotidyltransferase family protein, with product MMAGALLAAGQGSRFGADKRQARLLDGRTLLEASAGAFIGRLEPLALVLPEDDAFGLELCGRLGLQPLACRLNRGGIGHSLACAAAWALGLPGCRGLVLGLADMPAVRPHTVSQVAAALAHGRLVLPCYQGQPGHPRGLPADCLPGLLDLRGDAGARNVLDWSAALRLELDDPGVLIDIDAPEDLKTLG